One genomic window of Marinobacter adhaerens HP15 includes the following:
- a CDS encoding carboxymuconolactone decarboxylase family protein produces the protein MSRIPTPASISEAPQASRALLEAVNSLLGTVPNLFRITANSPKTLEGYLGLNGALSAGSLSAQTRERIALAVAEINDCEYCLAAHDYLGRNVAKLSSEEIEAARRGHSDDEKAAVALEFAAKITKDRGNVSNDDVQKVRSAGYSDAELVEIIGNVALNVLTNYINRVLATDIDFPSVKPLSE, from the coding sequence ATGTCACGCATTCCAACACCAGCCTCAATTTCAGAGGCTCCCCAAGCCTCGCGGGCATTGCTCGAAGCTGTGAATAGCCTTTTGGGTACTGTTCCCAATTTATTCCGCATTACTGCGAATAGCCCCAAAACCCTTGAAGGATATCTTGGCCTGAACGGCGCCCTCAGCGCTGGTTCTTTGTCAGCCCAAACGCGAGAGCGCATTGCGTTGGCGGTCGCGGAGATAAACGACTGCGAATACTGCCTGGCGGCTCATGATTACTTGGGCAGAAACGTTGCAAAACTTAGTTCTGAGGAAATCGAGGCTGCGAGACGCGGACACTCGGACGACGAGAAAGCGGCCGTTGCCCTCGAGTTCGCAGCAAAGATCACAAAGGATCGAGGAAACGTTTCAAATGACGACGTTCAGAAGGTTCGCTCAGCCGGATACAGCGACGCCGAGCTGGTCGAAATCATTGGCAACGTAGCCCTGAACGTTCTGACCAATTACATCAACCGGGTCTTAGCGACTGATATCGATTTCCCGTCGGTAAAACCGCTGTCGGAGTAA
- a CDS encoding LysR family transcriptional regulator codes for MDKIALMRVFVEAAERESFVGASQRLDMSAPAVTRAIAQLEGSLGVRLFNRTTRRVRLTESGNRYFQDAKRILEEIEEVESALLGIYREPKGILSVTAPVLFGRKYIVPILIEFLDRHPEIQVKAAFYDRVSNILDEGLDVAIRIGNLKDSSQFAVRVGNVQKVVCGSPDYLRKHGLPNHPADLADHQIIQSSAVEPSTTWWFESSEGKTSVRVSPRLQFNQNDSAISAVKSGYGITRLMSYQVGEEFQTGSLVRILQEHEPEPIPINIVYLEGLRASAKIRSFVDLAKVRLQNNLLINHQIKP; via the coding sequence ATGGATAAGATTGCATTGATGCGCGTCTTCGTGGAGGCCGCCGAACGCGAAAGCTTCGTAGGGGCTAGCCAGAGGCTAGACATGTCAGCCCCGGCTGTTACCCGTGCAATCGCCCAGTTGGAGGGCTCGTTGGGCGTTCGCTTATTCAACCGCACCACCAGGCGTGTCCGTTTGACTGAGTCTGGTAACCGCTACTTTCAGGATGCCAAGAGAATTCTGGAGGAAATTGAGGAGGTCGAGTCGGCGCTATTGGGGATTTACAGGGAACCAAAGGGCATTTTGTCTGTGACAGCGCCTGTGCTGTTTGGGAGAAAATACATTGTTCCCATCCTTATTGAGTTCCTCGACAGACACCCGGAAATCCAGGTGAAGGCAGCTTTCTACGATCGAGTGAGCAATATTCTCGATGAGGGCCTGGATGTAGCAATCCGTATCGGCAACCTGAAAGACTCCAGCCAGTTCGCTGTCAGGGTTGGGAATGTCCAAAAGGTAGTGTGTGGCTCTCCGGATTATTTAAGAAAACATGGCCTGCCAAATCATCCAGCTGACCTTGCTGATCACCAGATTATCCAGTCTTCTGCGGTAGAACCATCAACGACCTGGTGGTTTGAGTCATCTGAGGGCAAGACTTCTGTACGAGTCTCGCCGCGCCTCCAATTTAATCAGAATGACTCTGCAATCTCTGCAGTAAAGAGCGGCTACGGAATTACGCGGCTAATGTCATATCAAGTTGGAGAGGAATTCCAAACCGGTTCGTTAGTACGAATTCTCCAGGAACACGAACCCGAACCCATACCGATAAATATTGTTTACCTTGAGGGGTTGAGAGCGAGCGCCAAAATTCGCTCGTTCGTGGACCTGGCTAAAGTGAGGCTTCAGAATAATCTGCTGATCAACCATCAAATAAAACCCTGA
- a CDS encoding NADPH-dependent FMN reductase: MKVLTFAATNSRKSINKQLVKYAATKLANAEIDYVEINDFDLPIYNIDLEEQYGIPKCAHAFQARIEQADVILVSFAEHNGNFTVAFKNLFDWMSRIGRNVYRDKPIVMLATSPGPGGGNTVLKLAETAAPFFNGKVVGSLSIPSFFDNFDVDRGELTNSDLVEKLEQVLSAFAFEPRAT, encoded by the coding sequence ATGAAAGTATTAACGTTTGCCGCGACCAACAGTCGCAAATCCATCAATAAACAACTCGTGAAATACGCTGCGACCAAGCTGGCGAATGCTGAGATCGATTATGTTGAGATTAATGATTTTGACTTGCCGATCTACAACATCGACCTGGAGGAGCAATACGGCATTCCTAAGTGCGCGCATGCCTTCCAGGCCAGGATCGAACAAGCGGACGTGATTCTGGTTTCCTTTGCCGAGCACAATGGCAATTTCACTGTAGCGTTTAAAAACCTCTTCGATTGGATGAGTCGAATTGGCCGGAACGTCTACCGTGACAAACCGATCGTGATGCTCGCCACGTCTCCGGGGCCCGGTGGCGGAAATACCGTGCTGAAGCTTGCTGAAACCGCTGCTCCCTTTTTTAATGGCAAGGTCGTTGGCAGCCTCAGCATTCCAAGCTTTTTCGATAACTTTGATGTCGATCGCGGCGAGCTGACGAATAGCGATCTGGTTGAAAAGCTTGAACAGGTATTGAGTGCCTTTGCTTTTGAACCCCGGGCCACCTAA
- a CDS encoding pirin family protein produces the protein MAYQVAQQHGSITALAPVKGSPLSVGSGFTGVGFRHGQFYGAMDPFIMVDHYTMTAPTFGAHPHAGLSAVTVLFEDTEGKFNNRDSLGNDFDINPGDLYWLNAGSGAVHDEAPREGATIHGLQVFVNLPGRMKHQAPSSLHVKREDMPTLNGPGYRVRLVLGRSNGVETDAASVWPATILDGFADKTSLFEHRIQTGFNAWIYSVEGDIEFHVRGEWFTLHQGESSAIDGAEGEALTIRGKSSSSSHFAVLSGETINENFVQYGPFAMSTQQEIDEVVARYNAGELGSLV, from the coding sequence ATGGCCTATCAGGTTGCTCAACAACATGGCTCGATAACAGCTCTTGCCCCGGTAAAGGGGAGTCCACTGAGTGTCGGCTCAGGGTTCACGGGTGTGGGTTTTCGCCACGGGCAGTTTTATGGGGCCATGGATCCCTTCATCATGGTGGATCACTACACTATGACGGCACCTACCTTTGGCGCCCACCCTCACGCTGGCCTCTCGGCAGTCACCGTTTTGTTTGAAGATACGGAAGGCAAATTCAACAACCGCGATTCGCTGGGGAATGACTTCGACATTAACCCTGGTGACCTCTACTGGCTGAATGCGGGCAGCGGTGCCGTTCACGACGAGGCACCGCGAGAAGGCGCCACGATTCATGGACTACAGGTTTTCGTTAACTTGCCCGGCCGCATGAAGCACCAGGCGCCAAGCTCCCTGCATGTGAAGCGAGAAGACATGCCGACCCTGAACGGCCCGGGCTATCGTGTGCGGCTGGTTCTTGGCCGAAGCAACGGGGTCGAGACGGACGCGGCGTCGGTATGGCCAGCCACTATTCTTGATGGTTTTGCTGACAAAACATCGTTATTCGAACACCGCATTCAAACGGGCTTCAATGCCTGGATCTATTCAGTTGAAGGCGACATCGAATTTCACGTGCGCGGCGAATGGTTCACGCTCCACCAGGGAGAGTCCAGCGCGATTGATGGTGCAGAGGGCGAGGCACTCACGATACGCGGAAAGTCTTCATCAAGCAGCCATTTTGCGGTGCTCTCGGGTGAGACAATCAATGAAAATTTCGTTCAATACGGACCGTTTGCAATGAGCACTCAACAAGAAATCGATGAGGTGGTTGCTCGTTATAACGCGGGAGAGTTGGGGAGCCTTGTATGA
- a CDS encoding LysR substrate-binding domain-containing protein produces the protein MSIDLNDYFYFVHVVEKKGYTAAAKALDMPKSRLSRHVAQLEERLGVRLLQRSSRNVAVTEEGKSFYQHARKLVDQFEMAEAAMDNRGGRLSGKVVISCSLGVAQFVLFDIVTDFARLHPNVLIEQRVTNSMIDLITEGVDIAIRGHSGELPDSSLIQRFIANVEWQFYCSPGYLEQLEQLQTPYDFASCRFLKVGRAGAKEAIPLQHKDGLRTHQTTHIALCSEDMSTIRQAAIDGLGVTALPDYVCRAPVEAGQLVRVLPAWVSQYASLSLLMPSRVGVPPHTKALAEFIRERLPLAVRPQ, from the coding sequence GTGAGCATTGACCTGAACGACTACTTCTATTTCGTGCATGTTGTTGAAAAGAAGGGTTACACCGCAGCGGCAAAGGCATTGGACATGCCCAAGTCGCGACTGAGCCGACATGTTGCTCAGCTGGAGGAGCGCCTTGGTGTGAGGCTGCTTCAGAGAAGTTCCCGCAATGTCGCCGTTACCGAAGAAGGGAAGAGCTTCTACCAGCATGCTCGAAAGCTCGTTGACCAATTCGAAATGGCTGAAGCAGCAATGGACAATAGAGGTGGAAGGCTTTCAGGAAAGGTTGTGATCAGTTGTTCGCTGGGTGTGGCGCAATTTGTTCTGTTCGATATCGTGACTGATTTCGCCAGGTTGCACCCGAACGTGCTTATCGAACAACGCGTCACCAACTCCATGATCGACTTGATTACTGAGGGAGTAGACATCGCTATTCGCGGGCACAGTGGTGAATTGCCTGATTCGAGTTTGATACAGCGGTTTATCGCGAATGTGGAATGGCAGTTTTATTGCTCGCCTGGTTATCTGGAGCAACTAGAACAACTGCAAACACCTTATGATTTCGCCAGTTGTCGTTTCTTAAAGGTGGGGAGAGCCGGCGCGAAAGAGGCGATTCCCTTGCAGCACAAAGATGGTCTTCGTACCCATCAGACTACCCATATCGCACTTTGCTCAGAGGATATGTCGACAATTAGGCAAGCCGCAATCGATGGCCTGGGCGTTACTGCATTGCCTGATTATGTCTGCAGAGCACCCGTTGAAGCCGGCCAGCTCGTTCGGGTATTGCCAGCCTGGGTATCCCAGTACGCAAGCCTCAGTCTGTTGATGCCATCACGGGTAGGTGTGCCACCGCATACAAAAGCTTTAGCCGAGTTCATTCGAGAGCGGCTGCCATTGGCTGTGAGGCCGCAATAG
- a CDS encoding anthrone oxygenase family protein, with product MTLLELALIVATLLAALTAGFVFSFASVVMPGIGNLTDKEFIRAFQAIDGVIQAGHPVFGLVWIGSVFALVAAAILAVLQNDGLVPTLVVASAVVYTLGVQLPTFLINVPLNNALQMLNVDDMDELMLASERRSFENRWVRWNLIRTAFASGVSVSLMLVLLWL from the coding sequence ATGACTTTGCTTGAACTCGCACTGATCGTGGCTACGTTGCTAGCTGCCTTAACCGCTGGGTTTGTCTTTTCCTTTGCATCGGTTGTTATGCCAGGAATTGGAAACTTAACGGATAAGGAATTCATTCGCGCATTTCAGGCTATCGACGGCGTGATCCAGGCCGGTCATCCCGTCTTTGGTCTTGTATGGATCGGATCCGTCTTTGCTTTAGTGGCAGCGGCGATTCTGGCAGTCCTGCAGAACGACGGCCTTGTGCCAACCTTGGTAGTTGCCAGTGCCGTCGTCTATACCCTCGGGGTCCAACTACCAACATTCCTGATTAATGTTCCGCTCAATAACGCCCTACAAATGTTGAATGTGGACGACATGGATGAACTCATGCTTGCCTCAGAACGGCGCTCTTTTGAAAATCGCTGGGTACGATGGAACCTGATAAGGACTGCATTTGCTTCCGGGGTTAGCGTTTCATTGATGCTGGTTCTGCTGTGGCTTTGA
- a CDS encoding GFA family protein, with protein MTEQHSVHCDCGAVEVTMTGAPKVHGYCHCEDCRDLLQVPYHSVLAWEADQVEIAHGADSVNTFQHPTKRMTRVFCRDCGEVLYNTNAMGWKLVSQLLVLKTHDHTLPESYQPSSHFFYDRRIINIDDPLPKR; from the coding sequence ATGACTGAACAACATTCCGTTCACTGCGACTGTGGCGCCGTGGAAGTCACCATGACAGGCGCCCCAAAAGTACACGGCTATTGCCACTGCGAAGACTGCCGGGACCTGCTTCAGGTGCCCTATCATTCGGTTCTAGCGTGGGAAGCGGATCAGGTGGAGATTGCGCATGGGGCCGATTCAGTGAACACCTTCCAGCACCCGACTAAACGCATGACGCGGGTTTTCTGCCGGGACTGCGGCGAGGTGCTGTACAACACCAACGCCATGGGCTGGAAGTTGGTCTCACAACTGCTGGTTCTGAAAACTCACGACCACACCCTTCCGGAGAGCTATCAGCCCAGCAGTCATTTTTTCTACGACCGCAGAATCATCAACATTGATGATCCGCTGCCGAAGCGATGA
- a CDS encoding cupin domain-containing protein — MPTKIYASLLLFTLFASASTVVAAEEEPLNPAHIASPDYYTVLKGNDEVLVLKMVLEPGESDAMHRHHDETVYFQQGGQLSIQTLNGDTLEAEVPDGHVMWHEAWTHRVTNVGNNTVIAIIVENKPGGQRHD, encoded by the coding sequence ATGCCGACGAAAATCTATGCAAGCCTGCTGCTGTTTACCCTGTTCGCGTCGGCTTCCACCGTAGTGGCCGCAGAGGAAGAGCCTCTCAACCCTGCCCATATCGCATCGCCTGACTACTACACTGTGCTGAAAGGAAACGACGAAGTTCTGGTTTTAAAAATGGTGCTTGAGCCAGGCGAGTCCGACGCGATGCACCGGCACCACGATGAGACGGTGTATTTCCAACAGGGCGGCCAATTGAGCATTCAAACTCTTAATGGCGACACCTTGGAGGCCGAAGTGCCAGACGGGCATGTCATGTGGCACGAGGCTTGGACTCACCGGGTAACCAACGTCGGCAACAACACGGTGATTGCGATCATCGTCGAAAACAAACCGGGAGGACAACGCCATGACTGA
- a CDS encoding NAD(P)H-dependent oxidoreductase: MSNVLIINAHHHYSFAEGKLNGTLVQIADELLTAKGHKTRIVEVDNGWNVDQELKNHQWADIVILQTPVNWMGVPWTFKKYMDEVYTAGMGGALCNGDGRTEDAPKSNYGTGGTLAGKKYLISLTFNAPQESFDNPDEYLFQGKSVDDLLFPMHMNFRFFAMEPLETFACYDVMKNPQVEKDFQRFTQHLEAHIPG; this comes from the coding sequence ATGAGCAACGTTCTTATCATCAACGCTCACCATCACTATTCCTTTGCGGAAGGCAAACTTAACGGCACTCTGGTGCAGATAGCCGATGAACTACTGACTGCCAAGGGCCACAAAACCCGCATAGTCGAAGTGGACAACGGCTGGAACGTGGACCAGGAACTGAAAAACCATCAGTGGGCCGACATCGTGATTCTGCAAACCCCTGTCAACTGGATGGGTGTGCCCTGGACATTCAAGAAGTACATGGACGAGGTGTACACCGCTGGCATGGGCGGCGCCCTGTGTAACGGCGATGGCCGAACAGAGGATGCACCCAAGTCGAATTACGGCACCGGCGGCACACTGGCGGGTAAAAAGTATCTGATATCGCTGACGTTCAACGCGCCGCAAGAATCGTTCGACAATCCCGACGAATATCTGTTCCAGGGCAAAAGCGTGGACGACCTGCTGTTCCCCATGCACATGAACTTCCGGTTCTTTGCCATGGAACCGCTGGAAACCTTCGCCTGCTACGACGTGATGAAAAACCCGCAGGTTGAGAAAGACTTCCAGCGCTTTACCCAACACCTCGAAGCACATATTCCAGGATAA
- a CDS encoding winged helix-turn-helix transcriptional regulator — MGSHVETDAQGRKTAVNVCLEPCAIERGMRIIGGKWTGSIIFHLKDGPVRFNDLARMLGGASKKMIDQRLKELEARQMVVRKVINDRPVAVTYELTDFGRSALKILDELRMWSDEHKIK, encoded by the coding sequence ATGGGCAGCCATGTAGAAACAGACGCTCAGGGCCGCAAAACCGCGGTCAACGTCTGCCTGGAACCCTGCGCCATTGAGCGCGGCATGCGCATTATCGGAGGAAAGTGGACGGGATCGATCATCTTTCACCTGAAAGACGGCCCTGTGCGCTTCAATGATCTGGCTCGCATGCTGGGCGGCGCCAGCAAGAAGATGATTGATCAACGGTTGAAGGAGCTGGAAGCCCGACAGATGGTGGTGCGAAAAGTCATCAACGACCGGCCAGTGGCGGTGACCTATGAGTTGACGGACTTCGGGCGCAGTGCATTGAAGATTCTGGATGAGTTGCGGATGTGGTCAGACGAGCACAAAATTAAGTAA
- a CDS encoding aminotransferase-like domain-containing protein translates to MAEETHRYQQLEQWILQGIIDGRWKSGDRLPSIREICAQQGVSKATVQHALQRLEAQGFLEVRPKAGHFVTLAPKATAPPRTTSRIEAPRPVNVSDLLLDIMDRNAAFDLLPKLHAGELPPGIVSLNRAIGRALRRQRGADFQYYDKPAGDLKLREQLGLLLAKRGWPVTPDELCITSGCQHALFLALMACCQRGDVVAVESPGFYGVLQLLEQLGLQVMEIPTSTASGMDMDALEEALGRWNIQACVVSPAFATPGGALMSEAPRRRLMALAEKYDLAVIEDDIYAESGFSRVPDTLKALDENNRVIHCSSFSKVLSRDLRLGWISGARWHQRILHLKMVTQLASSRYLQQGVAAYMEEGELSAHLRRQRKVLSEQRDRLLASLLAWPVSVRVTAPQGGLAVWLELPATVDTLAVYPKALDAGVVITPGPLFSASGKYGNCLRISFSHPWDERRIRALNQLPELLYLT, encoded by the coding sequence TTGGCTGAAGAAACGCACCGCTATCAGCAGCTGGAGCAGTGGATACTGCAAGGCATCATTGACGGTCGCTGGAAGTCGGGTGATCGTCTGCCATCCATTCGGGAGATATGTGCACAACAGGGCGTGTCAAAAGCCACAGTCCAGCATGCCCTGCAGCGACTTGAGGCACAGGGGTTTCTGGAGGTTCGGCCAAAGGCAGGCCATTTCGTTACCCTGGCGCCTAAAGCCACTGCACCGCCGAGAACCACCTCCCGTATTGAAGCGCCGCGCCCCGTCAATGTTAGTGATTTACTGCTGGACATTATGGATCGAAATGCGGCGTTCGATCTTCTCCCCAAACTGCATGCCGGCGAATTGCCACCAGGAATCGTAAGCCTCAACCGAGCCATTGGGAGAGCGCTTCGGAGGCAGCGTGGCGCCGACTTCCAGTATTACGACAAGCCTGCAGGCGATCTGAAATTGCGGGAACAGCTTGGGCTTCTGCTGGCTAAACGAGGGTGGCCAGTGACGCCAGATGAACTATGTATAACCTCGGGCTGTCAACATGCCTTGTTCCTGGCGCTCATGGCTTGCTGTCAGCGCGGGGACGTCGTTGCCGTGGAATCGCCGGGTTTCTATGGGGTACTGCAACTGCTGGAACAACTCGGTTTGCAAGTTATGGAAATACCAACCTCCACGGCAAGCGGTATGGATATGGACGCCCTTGAAGAAGCACTGGGGCGCTGGAACATCCAGGCATGCGTCGTGTCTCCGGCGTTTGCTACGCCAGGAGGGGCGTTGATGTCCGAGGCTCCCCGGCGACGACTGATGGCCCTGGCGGAAAAGTACGATCTGGCCGTTATCGAAGACGATATATACGCGGAGTCGGGGTTTTCCCGGGTTCCCGACACTCTTAAAGCGCTGGATGAGAACAATCGTGTCATCCACTGCAGTTCGTTTTCCAAGGTGTTATCCAGGGACCTGCGGCTGGGCTGGATTTCAGGGGCACGCTGGCATCAGCGGATACTGCACCTGAAAATGGTGACTCAACTGGCCAGTAGCCGCTACTTACAACAGGGCGTTGCGGCCTATATGGAAGAAGGTGAGCTGTCCGCCCATCTCCGCAGGCAACGAAAGGTGCTGAGTGAGCAACGCGACCGGCTACTGGCTTCACTGCTCGCATGGCCGGTGTCGGTAAGAGTGACGGCGCCCCAGGGCGGCCTGGCGGTCTGGCTGGAACTGCCTGCAACGGTCGACACCCTGGCTGTATACCCCAAGGCGCTTGACGCAGGTGTTGTGATCACGCCCGGCCCACTTTTTTCCGCATCGGGTAAGTATGGCAATTGTCTGAGGATCAGCTTTTCCCATCCCTGGGATGAGCGAAGAATCCGCGCCCTGAATCAACTACCAGAGTTGCTGTATCTTACCTGA
- the ccoG gene encoding cytochrome c oxidase accessory protein CcoG: MSQNIPLRNIDTVPDRPTLMDKIHTRSFKGYFRRLRILGGALLFALYFGTVWLTSGDRQAVLWDLSEKQFHIFGSTFWPQDLVLLSAILIICAVGLFFLTVLAGRVWCGYTCPQSVWMWIFMWAEKVTEGDRNQRIKLDQAPMSIAKFFKRARKHTLWLLISLATAVTFVGYFTPIRELLPNLITMDIGATALFWVFFFTVATYTNAGWLREKVCLHMCPYGRFQSSMLDQDSLVITYDAARGESRGPRKKGADYKSEGLGDCIDCQMCVQVCPTGIDIRDGLQMECIACAACIDACDSVMEKMAYGTGLIRYTSERALNGGGLRIVRPRMLGYAVVLLAMISALSWAFVSRPMLTLDIEKDRGLFRYNTQGHIENSYVLKILNKSQHSQSYNIGVSGVDGLQLSSAAPVSVGARERVELPITVSVAPESLETEVSAINFHLQSVKDPALKLVANSKFVGTIQ; the protein is encoded by the coding sequence ATGAGCCAGAATATCCCGCTTCGCAATATTGATACCGTTCCTGACCGCCCCACGCTCATGGATAAAATTCATACCCGCAGTTTCAAGGGCTATTTCAGGCGACTGAGAATCCTTGGTGGAGCACTCCTGTTTGCTCTGTATTTTGGAACGGTCTGGTTAACCAGCGGAGACCGCCAGGCGGTCTTATGGGACCTTTCTGAGAAGCAGTTCCATATTTTCGGCAGTACCTTCTGGCCTCAGGATCTGGTTCTCCTGTCAGCAATCCTGATCATATGCGCAGTCGGGCTATTCTTTTTGACCGTGCTGGCCGGGCGGGTCTGGTGCGGATATACCTGTCCCCAAAGCGTGTGGATGTGGATATTCATGTGGGCAGAGAAAGTCACCGAGGGCGACCGAAACCAGCGCATCAAACTTGACCAGGCTCCAATGAGCATCGCCAAGTTTTTCAAACGCGCCCGGAAGCATACGCTCTGGTTGCTGATCAGCCTTGCGACAGCCGTGACGTTCGTTGGTTACTTCACGCCCATCCGGGAACTGCTACCCAATCTGATTACCATGGATATTGGGGCAACGGCTCTTTTCTGGGTCTTTTTCTTCACGGTGGCAACCTACACCAACGCAGGATGGCTCCGTGAGAAAGTGTGCCTGCATATGTGTCCCTACGGCCGTTTCCAGTCGTCCATGCTGGATCAGGACTCATTGGTCATTACCTATGATGCAGCGCGAGGCGAGTCCAGAGGCCCCCGGAAGAAAGGGGCGGATTACAAGTCGGAAGGGCTGGGTGATTGTATCGACTGCCAGATGTGCGTTCAGGTGTGCCCTACGGGTATCGATATTCGCGATGGCCTGCAGATGGAGTGCATAGCCTGTGCGGCGTGCATTGACGCCTGTGATTCGGTCATGGAAAAAATGGCCTACGGTACGGGGCTGATTCGCTACACCAGCGAGCGGGCATTGAATGGAGGTGGACTGCGTATTGTCAGGCCAAGGATGCTCGGTTACGCCGTCGTTCTACTCGCAATGATTTCAGCGTTGTCCTGGGCTTTCGTCTCCAGACCAATGCTGACACTTGATATCGAAAAAGACCGTGGCTTGTTTCGATACAACACGCAAGGCCATATCGAAAACAGTTATGTATTGAAGATCCTCAACAAGAGCCAGCACAGTCAGAGTTATAACATCGGTGTGTCTGGAGTGGACGGCCTGCAACTGAGCTCTGCAGCGCCTGTGTCTGTAGGAGCAAGGGAGAGAGTTGAGCTTCCGATTACCGTATCCGTTGCACCGGAGTCCCTTGAGACTGAAGTCAGTGCTATCAATTTCCATCTTCAATCAGTGAAAGATCCGGCACTGAAACTCGTCGCAAACAGTAAATTCGTGGGGACAATACAATGA